The proteins below come from a single Alnus glutinosa chromosome 9, dhAlnGlut1.1, whole genome shotgun sequence genomic window:
- the LOC133877713 gene encoding NAC transcription factor 47-like: MEFKLNTMGNYVSTPAELSAFPSYDGRAPADVTRKRKREDEYFKSLPPGYRFCPYDDELIRHYLKPKVFEEPVPLNQIFDVNIYRYNPESLADYGEKEWYFFTPRERKYRNGSRPNRAAADGYWKATGADKPVVDKMDNTHIGFKKSLVFYKGKPPNGDKSNWIMHEYRVANPPVQIKTSENDMRLDNWVLCRMHKKIDKPKTGTQAEDLNLIRSSTESTSLLDDHEPIEMPSMEVIIDPADEMSNEIIDPAVYDKILHDQSQIEPLASCDPSGSIDAADLMFLQHFNLIDMPNAFG, from the exons ATGGAGTTTAAGCTGAATACGATGGGTAATTATGTGTCAACGCCGGCAGAGCTTTCGGCTTTTCCTTCTTATGATGGTCGCGCACCCGCCGACGTCACTAGAAAGCGAAAGCGAGAGGATGAGTACTTCAAAAGTCTGCCACCCGGGTATCGGTTCTGCCCCTACGACGACGAGCTAATCCGGCATTACTTGAAGCCCAAGGTCTTTGAGGAGCCGGTGCCGCTAAACCAGATCTTCGACGTTAACATATATCGCTACAACCCCGAGTCTCTTGCAG ATTATGGAGAAAAAGAATGGTACTTTTTTACTCCAAGAGAGCGAAAGTACCGGAATGGAAGCCGTCCAAATCGAGCGGCCGCTGATGGATACTGGAAGGCTACTGGAGCTGACAAGCCAGTTGTAGATAAAATGGATAATACTCATATTGGGTTTAAGAAGTCACTGGTGTTCTACAAAGGAAAACCTCCAAACGGTGACAAGAGCAACTGGATTATGCATGAATATAGAGTCGCCAATCCTCCTGTTCAAATCAAAACGAGTGAAAATGACATGAGA TTGGATAACTGGGTCTTATGTAGGATGCATAAGAAAATTGATAAACCTAAAACTGGTACTCAAGCTGAGGATCTGAATCTGATCAGGTCAAGTACTGAATCCACATCTTTGCTTGATGATCATGAGCCCATAGAGATGCCATCCATGGAGGTGATCATTGACCCTGCAGATGAGATGAGCAATGAGATTATCGACCCTGCTGTATATGACAAGATCCTGCATGATCAATCTCAAATTGAACCTTTGGCATCGTGTGATCCGTCTGGAAGCATCGACGCTGCTGATTTGATGTTTTTGCAACATTTTAATTTGATTGATATGCCTAATGCCTTTGGATAA